The window GAGAAGGCCAACGTCCCGGAGGCGGAGATCGCGGCCATCGAGGCCAAGGTCAAAGAAGAAATTGAGGAAGCGGTGCAGTTCGCCGAGGACAGCCCCGAGCTGGCCTACGAACGTCTCGCCGAGTTCACGTACAAGGAGTAACGGAAAGACATGCCGACCGTAGCGTATCGCGAAGCGCTCAACCAGGCGATGGCCGAGGAGATGGAGCGCGACGATCGAATTTTCCTGATGGGCGAAGAAGTTGGTCACTACAACGGCGCCTACAAAGTTTCCAAGGGCCTGCTGGATAAGTTCGGCGAAAAGCGGGTCATCGACACGCCCATCGCCGAAGGCGGCTTCGTGGGCGTCGGCATCGGCGCGGCGATGGTCGGTCTGCGGCCAATCATCGAGTTGATGACCTGGAACTTCTCGCTGGTGGCGGCGGATCAGCTGATCAACAACGCGGCGAAGATCCGGCAGATGTCCGGCGGCCAGTTCACGCTGCCGGTGGTGTTTCGCGGCCCGGGCGGGTCGGCGCACCAGCTGGCCGCGCAGCACAGCCAGTCGACCGAGGCGCTGTGGGCCCACATCCCCGGCCTGAAGGTCGTCATGCCGGCCAACCCGAAGGACGCCAAGGGTCTGCTCAAGAGCGCCATCCGCGACGACAACCCCATCGTCTTCATCGAAGGCGAGGTCATGTACGGCGACCAGGGCGAGATCCCCGAGGGCGAGTACACCATCCCGCTGGGCGTGGCCGAGGTGAAGCGTCAGGGCAAGGACCTCACCATCATCGGCTGGTCGAAGATGGTCAAGCTGGCGCTTCAGGTGGCCGAGCAGCTGGCCCCCGAGGGCATCGACATCGAGGTTGTCGACCCACGCACGATTCGCCCGCTCGACGAAGCGCTGCTGGTGCAGTCGGTGAAAAAGACCGGCCGCTGCTTGATTCTGGAGGAAGGCTGGCCGTTCAACGGCGTGGGCGCGGAGATCGCCTATCGGATCGGCAAGGCCTGCTTCGACGATCTGGACGCACCGGTCGAACGCCTCACCGGTGCGGACATGCCGATGCCGTACAACCACCACCTGGAAGCCATGTGCGTCCCCGACGCGGCCCGCACCATCGCCGCCGTCAAACGCGTGCTGTATTTGGAATAGCGGGCACGCCGCGCGCGTTCGCTTTCACGTCGACAGTTTCAACGAACGTCATTCGCCCACTCACGAAGGAATAGGTACGAGGTCATGGCCCAGATTCTGGATATGCCCCAGCTCTCCGACACCATGCGCGAGGGCGTGCTGCGGAAATGGCGCAAGAACGAAGGCGACAAGATCGCGCCGGGGGAGCTTCTGGCCGAGGTCGAGACTGACAAGGCGACCATGGACTTCGAAGCCTTCGACGAAGGCGTGTTGCTGAAACGTCTCATCGGTGACGGAACCACCGTGCCGGTGGGCTCGCCGATCGCCATCATCGGGAAGACGGGCGAGGACATCACCGCGCTGGTCGAGCAAGCCAAGGCTCGCTCGGCGAGTGGTGGAAAGAAACCGGCGGCGCCCGCACCGGCGGCGAAGGCACCCGAGGCGAAACCGACGCCGGCGCCTGCTCCCGCGCCCGCCGCCGCACCGGCGGCTCCGAATGGCGCCGCTCGCGCCGCCGCGCCGGCTCGTCCCGCCGCGCCGGCGCCTGCCCAGGTCTCGCGTCCGGCCGCCGCGCCGGCGCCGGCCGCCGGCAAGGTGCTGGCCTCGCCGCTGGCGCGCAAGCTGGCGACGGATCTGGGCGTCGACC of the Polyangia bacterium genome contains:
- a CDS encoding pyruvate dehydrogenase complex E1 component subunit beta; translated protein: MPTVAYREALNQAMAEEMERDDRIFLMGEEVGHYNGAYKVSKGLLDKFGEKRVIDTPIAEGGFVGVGIGAAMVGLRPIIELMTWNFSLVAADQLINNAAKIRQMSGGQFTLPVVFRGPGGSAHQLAAQHSQSTEALWAHIPGLKVVMPANPKDAKGLLKSAIRDDNPIVFIEGEVMYGDQGEIPEGEYTIPLGVAEVKRQGKDLTIIGWSKMVKLALQVAEQLAPEGIDIEVVDPRTIRPLDEALLVQSVKKTGRCLILEEGWPFNGVGAEIAYRIGKACFDDLDAPVERLTGADMPMPYNHHLEAMCVPDAARTIAAVKRVLYLE